The following nucleotide sequence is from Pseudobutyrivibrio ruminis HUN009.
TGCTATATCCGGAAATTCTTCTTGTAAGAACTTTTTTGTTGTCTGCATTCGATATTCCTCATACATCAAAGAGGATACTCTCTTAAAAGTATCCTCTTATACACTGTTTATTATTACATTATTAGATAACTACCAAGGTTTACATATACCACAAGGGTCGCTATAGCCTGCATTCAAAACTTCTTCTTTTGTGTTGTATATTATCTGATGATCATTATCTGGTAATCGACTACACGAAGAAGTATGTACCTTACCATTTGTACTATTGACTATATAATAACTACCAGATACTGGGGCTGTTCCAGTTGAAAAATTATTTGCATTGCCAGTATTTGCTGAAGCTGTTGATTGATTATTGGTTGATTCTTGATTGTTTGAAACGTCATTTGCTGGTGTTTGAATAGAAGCAGATTCTTCTGTTTGTGTACTTGCTACAGCTTCTTGATTATTTGAATTCGCAGTATTTGAAGTTGCATCTGTTTCTGCCTTAGATTCTGTTTTAGACTCTTCTTTTTCTTCGGATTCTTGAATAGTTGAAGCATCCGAAGCCACGTCTTCAACTGATTCTGTACTTGTTTCTGAATTAGCTTCATCTGAATCTTTTTCCTCAACAGTTGCAACTTCTTTAGTTGTTTCTTTTTCTACTGATTTCTCTGTGGTTTCCCCAACTGGCTCACTTGAATCTGTAGGAATCCCAATTAAAGCAGAAAAAGATAATACAACTGCAGCAACAATTGTTATTACCTTATTATTGAATTTCTCAGGTAAAAGATTTAACAGTAAACCTCTAAATGGTGAACAGATAAAAGCAATTAGCAAGAAAATAATTCCACTTACTATCCCTCCTAATGCAAATGCTGCCAATGCCAACATAGCAAAACAAGCTACTCCTATCCATTCTATTATTTTCTTTACATTCATGATATAATTCCTCCCATATACATTTCTTATTGATATTTAAGACAACTACACTAATCCAACCAATCTAAATCTTCACCTATAATGTTCCACTCTACATATCCATTAGTTCCATCTGATGTCTTAGTATAGCCATAAATATTTAATTTTCCAATTTTGTATCCTTGATAATTATTTGTATACTTCCCATCTAATAATATCTGATAAATATTTTCTAATTCGTCATCGGATAATTCATCTTCTATTGCTAAGCAGATTCCTTCTAATTCAGCCCTGGCATCAACTAAATTTGTATTTCCACTCAAATCCACAGATATCTGCCCTGTTCCCGAAGAACTAAATATATTGGCATACATAGTACCAAAATATGCCTGTGCATGATATTTCGCTGAAGAAATACTAGCCTCACTAATTCCAACATTATCTGAAGTAATGGCATAATCGGTTATTACTTTTTCATTATACCTTACTAGAAAACTATTAATATTTTTGCATGGTTCATATAAAACAATTTCCTCTTCATCTGAGTTATTATCAGGTGTAGCTTCTTCTGTTGAATCCACTGAATTATTAATTGTATTTGATGAATCAGTTGTTGATTTGACATCTTCTTTTGTTGGTATACTCGCAGTTTCAACGTCTTCCTCAGTAACAATTTGTTCAGAGTCTTCATTTTCAATTACTGGTGCTACGGCAAACCCAAAGATAATAAAAACAAATGCTACTAGAAAATAAATTAAAGGATTCAGATGCTTAATATTTTCTTGAATTAATTTGTGTAAAATAGGATTTATAACGATGGCAGCAATGAAAAAAGGTATGCCCGCAGATACTTGAACAGTAAAATACGCTAGGGCAATAACTATATCCAATATCGAAAAAATCCAGAAAATAAAATTTAATACTTTTCTCATAAACCATTTATCCTCTAAAATGTCAAAGTTTACATCTAAAACAATAGCACAATTACTCTCGTATCAATGTATATGTATTATCACCACCCTGATTCATACCATTAAAATAAGTAGTTTGATTTACCTCGTAATAAACACCATAAGTGATGCCTCCACCTCCATCTCTAGTGCCGATTACAGTTATTTCTCCTGTAGTAGGTACAGAAAATGTTACTGGTGTATTCTTAATCATAAAAGGGTCTCCTAAAGGGGTTCCATCTACTGTTATTTGGACATAATCCCCATCTTCTGCTGCGTAATCCCATACATATATTGTTGTTTCATCTTCGTTGGATGAATGTGTAATAGTAAGATCCCCTCCAATATAGGTTTCATCTTTTGCTAAAATTCTAGTACCTGCTGTAAGTGTTGTTGACATATGTGTTTCTAATGCAGCTTTGGCATCAGCGCTTGTATTGACTGAGGAACTCGAACCTATAGTGGCATATGCTATCATAGTTATTATTCCAACTGCTAAAAAAATACCCGCACCACGCTTGATTCTTTTTGTAAACTTTGATTCATTTGTCTCATATTTATTTGAAGAATCCGTTGGTAAATCATTAATATACTCATGTTCATCTTCCAATGGGATATAGTTATTGGAGTGTACATCACTTATTTTTTTTTCATCTACGAGATCTGAATTTGAATTATTTTGGCGTATTTCGTCCATCAGAATTCCTCCTATGCTGCTCTATCATATTTGTGCAAAATCATTGGATATTTATTAAAGTATACACTCATGGCTATTCGACAGCCGATAACCTGAACCAACATTAATATCACCGTAATAATATGCCGTGGAGTACTAATCACCGAAAAGCCTTTAGCAAGAATACTTTCGGCAATTGAAATAATAAACAGATTCATTGTCAACATTACGCAATATGGATAAAGCCAAGGCAATTTATAGTAGCATCTTCTAAAAACTGGAACAAATCCTGTAATCGCGAATACTAATCCAAAAATAAAGCAAAAAACAAATCCTATTGGCGATACAGAAAAGCCTGTTTTCAGCATTTGCACTATATCAAAAAAGAAAACCATAACCGTAAATATTGTACCAAAAAATAATGTACCTAAAAGGACGGCGATAAACCAAATTGCAGCTATTATATTAAAAATAATCTCTTTCATATATCTATGCCTCCTGTAGGTCATCTTTTGTAATAGTAACAAGCTCTTCTTTTGTTAAATTAGTATCTGTACTAAGTCTCAATGCTTGATTATTAAGTGATCTTTCAAATACATTTCTGACATATCTACCATTTCCAAATTGTTTATTTTGTCGCGCAACATCTAGTTTTTCTCTCAGAACGGCTTTTGCTTCATTATTCAATGTATATCCTTGTTCCGAATACATATTATCTGCAATTTGAAGAAGCTCATCTGTATTATAGTCAGGGAATTCTATTATGTTCGCAAAGCGTGATTGCAAACCTGCATTTTTGCTTAGAAAATAATTCATATCCTCAGTATATCCAGCTAGAATAACGACAAGCCTATCTCTGTTATCATCCATCATTTTTACAAGCGTATCTATTGCTTCTTGTCCAAAATCATTTTCACCACCTTGAGCAAGTGAATATGCTTCATCAATAAATAAGACCCCACCTAATGCAGTTTCAATCACCTGTCGCGTTTTTATTGCTGTTTGTCCTACATATCCAGCTACTAGCCCTGAACGATCTGTTTCTATCAATTTATTTGATTGAATGACATTCATATGATACAGAACATCTGCAACAGTTCGAGCCATCATGGTTTTACCAGTTCCAGGGTTACCAGCAAAAATCATATGCATTGTTTGAGTTGAATCTGTTTTTAGTCCAGCACGTTTCCTTTCGGTCTGCATTAGTAAGCGTGCATTTAGACTACGAATATACTTTTTAACAGATTCAAGACCAATGACTTTAGATAGTTCTTTTTCCAAATCATATTCGTTGGATACATTATTTAAAGACTTAATATCTTCTGGAATAATTTGCGTTAAGTCTACACCTGTAACATCTTCTTCAGCTATTCGAGAACTTTGCCTACGGATGATATCTTCAATATAATTACGCACCATTCTGCCATTTCCAGAAGACTGAGTAGAATGTTTTTTTAAGTTGATTATCTCTTCCTCAAATACTTTTTCAGCTTCTTGTGTAATAGAAAAACCACGAGTATTAATCATTTGCTTTCCTATTTTGAATAACTCTCCTTCAGTATAATCAGGGAAGTCTATTCTTAGTGGAAATCTGGATTCAAGACCAGAGTTTCCTTTGAGAAAATCATGCATTTCTTTTGTATAACCAGCTAGGATTACTATTATCTCGCCTTTATAGTCTTCTATAAGTTTAACAAGCGTATCTATGCACTCCTGCCCAAAACTACCCCCGTCATTTGTAATTGAGTATGCTTCATCAATAAATAAAACTCCACCTAATGCGCTTTTAAATACATCTTCAGTTTTCTTTGCAGTTTGTCCAACATATTCAGCAATTAGACCAGTTTTATCCGTCTCAATTAACTGGCCCGACTTTAATATTCCCATTGATTTGAACATATCTGCAACAACACGTGCAATCGTAGTTTTACCTGTTCCTGGGTTGCCGGAAAATATCATATTTAAAGCTTGTGATGTATCTACATCAATATCTGCTTTCAATCGTTTTTCTCTAGCTAAACACATTTTGTACTGAGTACGAACAAAATCTTTTACGTTATCAAGACCTATAATTTTTGAAAGCTCTTTTTCTAAATCAAATTCTACTGTTTTATCTAATCCAAAATCTGATGGTATTAATAATTCAATATCATCCTCTGGATTTTTTATAATTCTTTGAGATTGATTTAAAATCGCTTCTTCAATGATATTTCTTACTAATCTACCATTGCCACTGTCATTTTTCCCTTTTATTTGATGTTTTTCGAAAATGCGTTGCAAACCTTCAGTACATGTAGTAGATATCTTGTATCCTTTTGCATTTGCTGTTACATTTGCAATCTGTAGCATTTCATCAATAGTATAATCCTCAAATTGCACTATATTAGGGAATCGTGACTTTAAACCACTATTTGATTTCAAGAACTCCTGCATTTCATCATTATAACCAGCTAATATTACGACAAGATCATCTCTATTATCTTCCATTCCTTTTACAAGTGCATCTATAGCTTCTAACCCAAAAATATCCTCTTTTCCTCTACATAAAGAATATGCTTCATCAATAAATAGAACTCCGCCAATAGCGCTCTTTATCACATCTGTAGTTTTAACAGCTGTGTGACCAGCATATTGACCAACCAAATCTGCTCGAGTAACCTCACATAAGTGACCAGATGAAAGTACTCCTATCGCTTTTAAATATTTAGCAACAATTCTTGCTATTGTAGTTTTACCTGTTCCTGGATTACCGACAAAGATCATATGCATAGAGACGTCAGATTTCTTCAAA
It contains:
- a CDS encoding AAA family ATPase — protein: MAKNAKEILKFLFPEYQIKVAIDEHGFIAKSENNVREKEISEQIIRQNNVQQITTPSYSPVQTPLPKVNSSSCTSGISKTSTKAYAPIKEDSKLVSKANDAFEGLDDALKEYWVGSKNDCISICKAFKRPYVKGFDNKKPKNTILIIGEESRGKIYSIKCISDLLKKKKIFRYSEVAVMNLIDYTADTSNGLFLSDLYKVLNSNTETVAFENIDKATLPQLDIIYQLIVEGSYKLSKRYMVNNGSLIEATGVLNTELISDIVSNGKFFVLTTTVAQEKIVSILGNKIVKELGDVIVLDSINEEQVKDLAYTLCINMAGKCRNNLHIKVEFDDSLVNELAKHYRVNQGVKALADYIDDNLYETLAEMKLQEKLWDDEKARLTYDNGYCVLLMGGEIIRVSDYKKNFNSMELEDARKELNQVIGLSGVKEYVLNLENNYKVQQMREGKGLKKSDVSMHMIFVGNPGTGKTTIARIVAKYLKAIGVLSSGHLCEVTRADLVGQYAGHTAVKTTDVIKSAIGGVLFIDEAYSLCRGKEDIFGLEAIDALVKGMEDNRDDLVVILAGYNDEMQEFLKSNSGLKSRFPNIVQFEDYTIDEMLQIANVTANAKGYKISTTCTEGLQRIFEKHQIKGKNDSGNGRLVRNIIEEAILNQSQRIIKNPEDDIELLIPSDFGLDKTVEFDLEKELSKIIGLDNVKDFVRTQYKMCLAREKRLKADIDVDTSQALNMIFSGNPGTGKTTIARVVADMFKSMGILKSGQLIETDKTGLIAEYVGQTAKKTEDVFKSALGGVLFIDEAYSITNDGGSFGQECIDTLVKLIEDYKGEIIVILAGYTKEMHDFLKGNSGLESRFPLRIDFPDYTEGELFKIGKQMINTRGFSITQEAEKVFEEEIINLKKHSTQSSGNGRMVRNYIEDIIRRQSSRIAEEDVTGVDLTQIIPEDIKSLNNVSNEYDLEKELSKVIGLESVKKYIRSLNARLLMQTERKRAGLKTDSTQTMHMIFAGNPGTGKTMMARTVADVLYHMNVIQSNKLIETDRSGLVAGYVGQTAIKTRQVIETALGGVLFIDEAYSLAQGGENDFGQEAIDTLVKMMDDNRDRLVVILAGYTEDMNYFLSKNAGLQSRFANIIEFPDYNTDELLQIADNMYSEQGYTLNNEAKAVLREKLDVARQNKQFGNGRYVRNVFERSLNNQALRLSTDTNLTKEELVTITKDDLQEA